The Podospora bellae-mahoneyi strain CBS 112042 chromosome 7, whole genome shotgun sequence genomic sequence GACCTTACATCCTTCCACATGCCGTGTCTCAGCTCCCGTAGCTCTGGAAGTCCATTTAGCCTATGTCTTCCAACATATGTATGCAGGGAGGCATTGCTCACCTTCCCGACCTCTCGCAACCTTCTTGCCCATGGTGACTTCGGCATCTTCAGTGAAGCAGTCGAGCCAGGGCTCATACATTCGTTTGGGGTCGTCCGATATGGCGAAGAAGTAGAAGATAAAACTCGGGATTTCAATCCCCGGCTTGCGAGTAATTGGATTCATGTTgctttggttttgttttgtttgtgtaCAGTtaaaagaagagagagaagagcaaTCCGTTAGGTTGCAAGACCAAACCTCTGAGAAAGTGACGCAATTAACCCTGATGACCCATACTTAACCCTGAGAAAGACATGTACCCCCCCCTGCCTCATGTACACAAACCAAGCCTTCTTTGAGAATCAtatcttctccccctttctcACACAGACATCTAactctctccctcatcctgcAACATAATCCCACTGGTCAGATCAAAATGGGCAACAGAGACAAAGACAGCATCAACAAGTTCGTCACCGATTTCCTCGCCCAGTCCAGCAACCTCACCGGTAGCGCAAGATGGTTCACGTACTTTGACACCCACCCCACAGATCTAGAAACCGGAAACAGCGGCCTATGGGACTTCAAGGATGTAAGCCATCGCTTGGAAAAGTTCATAAGAGACAAGTACGGAACTCGTGGCACCGAGCTACGGATAACTGGTGGTTGGATCTACGCTTCAAGACGCAACCGGACGTACCATTCCGCTACAGGATTGCCTCTCGAGAATACCACTCCCTGTCCCCCATCTTCATGACCGGCGACGGGAAGCCCAACGCCGAGGTCATGTTCCACGGCAAGATCCACCTCACGTTTGGCAGTCCATATTGCCCTACAGACAAGAAGGATGATTCAGAACCAGACTATTATCTTGAGAGGGGATGCCTACAATCTCCCGACGGAGGACTATCATTCAGAGAGGGAGTCTATACCAGAGAGACCCAAAAGGTACGACTTTACTGTTTGGGGCAGGTTGGTCCGACGAGCTGGGGAAAACGAGATACTAAACGACCGGGAGACGGACCAAACCGGGGAAGACAAGCGAGTAAAACgcgagagtgatgatgatgatgatgatgatgatgatggtatgGTTCTGCTCTCAACTTGTGGAAATGGGAAGCGTTCAAGTCCTGGGAGTATGACATGACCGACGAGAAGTTGGGGGTCAGgctcgatgatgaagatTACCAGTTTCGAAGAAGATGGCCTCGAGGGGAGAAACACTAGCTGTAGAAGATAGGCAATATAATTGTAAtataaaaatgaaaaaaaaaaatggaaATATCGCGTGTAATATCGTATCATGCTCCCCTCCCATTTCGCGCGACTCCCACTCTACATGAAGGCAGAAGCAAGACACAGTATATATACCATTCCAACCACACACCTTCCAACAGCTCTAATATCCTTGCCAGGGCGCCCTTGTGATCAGGTCAAATGGTAAGGATACTGGAGCtgtcaacccctcccccccccccgccggGGGCTTGCAACCGATGTCCCCCGAGTTCGATTCGAAGTAAAACCACCGAGGTGTTCGTAACCGGCCACCTCCTTCTGGGTTTGACCGGTGAGTTTTTCGACTTTTTTTCACGACCACACTCTATACAACAGAATGCTGGCAAGCAGGATGAAGAACAACTTGGACATGTGACTGCTAGCTAACTAAGGTTTTCCCAGTGCCCAAAGTTTACACGTACCTCAATCATTTTAGACCCCTCTGCCCTCTGAAATAATTGCTACCTTCAGATTCTGCAATATTCAGGTTGTGTTTGCAACAAAGAGGGCGAGTAATTTCACACTCGACCAAAAACTCCTCGCTCACCGAAACTGCCTAGACCAGATCCCATCGATCTTCCACAAATAAATATCATTACAACATCATGCCTCCATGCTCACCAATTCTCACTTCGCAAACTATTCCAATGTTAGCCCAAATCCTCATTCAGGATGGAAAATCCGTGTACTCACAGCCttagcctcctcctcggtcacATCCGAAacatccagctcctccttcgtGATGAGCCCcagtccaccacccacaATATGCTTATACCACATCTCCCTCCGGTCACCATCCAGCTCACCACTCAGCAAGCTCTTCTTCAGCGCTCTCAGAAGCTTGTTGTACAGCATTGGCATCTCGAACCCAagcaactcctccctcataACTCCCAAATTCTCAGCAGCCCGCGAGTAAAACACATCAGCAAAGCtgtccttgatgagcttcCGAACAATCTCGCCCATTTGCTTGACTGCCTTCTCGATCGTCTCGTCGTCCTCAGCTGCGGCGAGCATCTGCTTGAACTCGGGAATAGCGTTTTCTGAAGAGATGGCAGCGCGCTTGGGTTGACCGCCAAGGAGGGAGTCAACGTCAAGGCCGGAGAGGGGCTTGACGGCGTCTTTCTTGCCGAAGCGACCTTTGGCCTTTTCGGGAACCTTCTTGAGTTCTGCGGCATCGATCAGGTTGCCGATTTCGTGCTTGGCTTTCTCGAGGAGCTTCTTTGGAGGCTTGGAGTACCTCAACAGAATCTCGGCTGGTTGCCCGATGGGCGAGTCTGGGTCAACAGCCCGGGCTCGGATGGCCTGGTTCATCCGGTGGATGATTGGGTTGTACACCTCGTCTACGGGTGCATAGTCTACTGGTTTTCTGTTGCGACATGTTAGTAGACTGCCGGGATACATGGAGCAAAAAGCAtacccatcctcatcaacatcataGTTCGACAAATCCATTGCGTCAACAAAGTCGCTCACAGCGTCCTTCAAATCATCGTTTGGCAACAGTCGATGCTCCTTGAGCACACTCCCAGACACGGTAAGCACCTTGTCCAAGGGCGGGAATTGGTAACTTCGGATATCCTCGGCAAAGGGCAGAGGTACATCGTAAAGGCACTCAAACTCATCCTCAAGACCAGTGTTGGgcttgagaagaagaatctGAACTGCAGCCTCATCCTTTTGCACATATCTGGCAACAGCATACGAGTCAGCCTCGTAGAGAGCATGAATGAATGCCGAAAGTCCCAATTCGGCCTCCTCATTCATTTTCTGGGGCACAATCAGACCCGTTTCGCCCATGTTGATAAAGGGATTGTAACTGTCAAAGGGGATGAACCCGATGATGGTGAATGACTTTTTGGTCGAGTACTTTGTGATGGACAGGTCGGACTCGCCAAACGGAACCACCGTGCGGCCATACTGGTAGCCCTTTGCAAGCTCTTCAAAATCAACATCTCTCTTGCCTCCTGGGGCGTCGGGATCGTTGACCTTGTAGGTGCGCATTTGCTTGACACCGGAGAACTCGGCTCCGCCCATCTCAAAATCCCCATCTTCGTCTTTGTAGGTCTGTGATTGACTGAATCCGTTATTGTTGCTGACCACGACGGTGCTTGCTGATGGCGCGGAAGCGCGTTTGGTCTTGTAGTAACGCTCCACGTGGAAGCTGATGGCGCTAGGATATTTGTCTGGGTCTCCGAGGGTCAAAGGCCCATCATAGGCCTTGAATGGTCGTACTGGCTTGATCCGAGGTATTGACAGCTCATCCACGGCCTGTTGCATGGTGCCGAATACGCCGTCATTGCACTTTTCCACCAGTTGCTGAAGTGCCTTCTCGTTGTTTTTCTTGTTAGTAGACTTGTCTTCTTCCTTAAAGCCGTAGTCAGCGTCGTCAAAATCGATACCACTAAAAGAATATCAGTCTGGCGCTGTCTCTTGTCGTCAGGAAACAGAAACATACATCACAATCAGTTCAGCTTTGAACTCGTTGAATACCGCAGCGATGTGGTCCagctcttcatcatcaatgCTCGACTCGCCATTGGTGACAAGGATTACCCTCCGCTTGATCTTGTGCTTTGGATTGTAGTTCTCAAGCATCTTCAGTGCCACCACAATAGCGGAAACCGGATCGGCACCATAGCTCCTGGACGGCTGGACCTTGGAGCGCAATTCTCTGAGCTCCGTCATGCTCATGGGGCCGATGGGCTGTAACACAGAGATGTTATCGTAGCCCTCGAGCTTATCTTTATCCGCGAGTTCGTTCTCTGTCTCATCGGTGTTGAAGCCAACGAAACCTATGGTCCACGTCTTCCTGCTTGCCGCGACGGTATCTGAAATCTTGTCCCAAACATAGCGCATACCAAAATCGAGATCAGATTCGACGCGGCCGTTATGGCAATCAGCCATTGACTCGCCTAGGTCGACGACGTAGACTGTGGATTCCTTGTCGGCCATTCTGTGTGTTTTTGCTCATCAACTGGAGTGAAAATGGAAGAATTGAGACGAATTTCAATGTCAGGTGTTCGAATAAATGGTCGTTGACACGATCTCCAGGCAGCATCGCCAAAGGACCCACGCGCCTTGATCTGGGTCTGGGATGGCAGCTGCTGCCTTCCCTCTCGCGCGTGGGCACATGTCTTCGCGTCACCCAGCATTTAAACCCTCGTGCCTGCAACAAAAAGACGCACGGGCCATgaccccaaccaccagctTCTCCACAAAGGCCAACAGCCAAGTGCACGCTTGAGCTGCACAATGATTGATTGATAAGATCATGCCCCTCACAGAGAGTCTTGACCTCAGCTGTCTGTATCTCCTTAGCAGTTTCCTTCCTATCCTTACAACCAAAACCTCACAACTTTCAAaatgggcttcttctcccccgccccGTACCACATCATCAGGTaccaccactcctccccaccacttCACCACATACATCACCCTCaactaaccccccccctctcagctacggcttcctcctcggcacaaCCTTCTTCCACACCTTCGTAGGCGGCATCGTCTCCTTCCGcgtcctcccccgcccccagttctcctccctcatgtcctccctcttcccaatcTACTTCACAATCCAaaccgccctccccctcgtcctAGCAATCACCTACCCCGCCAGCCAAAACCCCTTCGGCATCACCGGAGGCATCACCGGCTTCCTTCACTCCTCCAACCGCTACTCCACCTTCGTCCCCGTCACCGCCACCTTTGTgtccgccctcgccaacctcgccttcgTCGGTCCTCTCACGACCAAGGTCATGGATGAGAGGAAGCTCCAGGGTATGTGTACTCCATGCCTACAATTACATATATCACTCGGTAATTATTAAtgccacaaaaaaaaacagaaaagaaagacggCAAAAAATCCTGGgactcccctccccactcgCAAGAAATGCAAGCCCTCAACAAGCAATTCGGCATCCTCCACGGCGTGTCCAGCTTCCTGAACCTAGGCACCTTTATCGGAAGCCTTGTTTACGGCGTTACCCTGTCCAAGAGACTCTCTTAAAACCAATCCCCAACCTACCAGCAAGTACCTTGCTCCCCACCCGAGTTCAAAGCGCATAGTTCGTCTCAGGTCCAACGTCTCaagtcaaggtcaaggtctcttcccacaaacacacacacacacacacacgcaaaGCACAAAGTCACATGGCAGCAAGCATTACGAATGACAAATTTGGTTTATCACACCATGTTTTTTATCATGTGTTTCTGCTCTGTAGGTTGGTTATACAACATACACATTTACAGAGAAAAACAAAGCCCCATCCCTTTACACGCCCAAACCCAGATATCTCGAAACAAAATGACAAATTAACGCCCGCTATAGAATGCCCTTTTTCTCTCAGGAGACagtgaaagaaaaaaagcaaaataCCACAAATCCCGCCGCttgttgtgtgttgtggTATTAATAGACCCGCCAATTTTCCGTGTCAACGATCCAACGCAAAtatcccatcccattcatctacccatccatccagtTTCAGAATCCAgttgcggcggcgggcttTGCAACccattcatccatccatccatctacccacccacccaaatCTCGATCCAGTAGTTTCCAGGTTTCGCAACCTCTCTATCCAatctcttcttttctttttctttttctttttcttttcctttttgcccTTCAAACGATGATTGATCACAACCCACTAGCCAAagccctcaactccctcttcacctcctccatctccctcctcctcttctcggcatcctcctgcacctttctcctctccctctcctcctcttgctgaTCAACCAGCTTTTGCTTCTCCACCCACTGCGTCAGCGTCCACCGGCCTGGCTTCCTGGCCAGGAGCTCCTCCACGCTCAACTCGGCGGCCGGCTTGGGGAATTGGGTAGAGAGGGGGTCGACTCTGATTTGCTTGCGGCCCGGGACGGGGGGTTGGATGTGAATTatgggggttgtggctgtCCTCTTTGGTGCAGCGGGGGGAGTGGCGGTAGGaatggcgagggaggtggttgagccGCAATTGTGGCATTGGGTGAGGGTAGCAGCAggcttgaggttgttgttgttgttgttgttgttgttgttgttgttgttgttgttgtcggtgggggtgggaggggtggtgacggAGGGAAAGTAGCTGTCTGTTgaggtggcgggggaggaggagagggttggtggggtggcagcggtggtggtggcggcggtggtggtgtccgacatggcggagggggtggtggtggtggacattGCGGTGTTGGTTGAGGTAGAGGATGTTTTTCGGTAGAGGGATGACCAGAAGCTTGAGGAAGTAGGGGAGCTGGGTCTGCTTAGTCTTCTGCTGGTTGgtcggctgttgctgctgctttcctTCTTGTTGCCGCTGTCGTTGTctgtcgaagaagaagaggaaatcAAGAATTGGAACGGGTTGCGGAAGGAGAACcggttggggtttgaggacgaggaggctgccaTTTTGAAAGAATGTGAAGAGATGAGCTGCTCTTTAAAAAGGTCGGTGGGTTGATGGGTAGGATGAATTGGGTTTCTGTTGCTCCAAAAAGTGAAAATCGTCGGTCCCTTTGTGGGGTTTTTGGGCTGGTCGCGAAGCTTAAGATaagccttttcctccttgctGGCTGTCACCGGATTCCCCCCTGACTCTTTTCAGGGTCTTTCCCTGGGCAAGAGAGCAAACGGCCGAGTGAAGCTTGATTCAACTTTGTGCTCTTTGCAGGCGCTACTAACTCGGCTGGTTCCACAACAGAACAAAACGTGGAAAGAAGCGGTGCCTGCGAAGGGAGCCGGTGAAGACAGGCGGGGAAGTTGGTAGGTCTCGAGGGCTTGGTGACTTTGCTGGTCGCGGATGGGATGAACGGTTGTGGCGGGAGCTACTGGCGGGCAACTGTGCTCGAGTCGTAAACACCGTCGGATTTGAGCTcggagggtgatggaggtggtttgATGTCAAAAAGCTTGAGGTGCTCAGATGACAAGGTGGGATGAATAATAAGTGAATATGTTTGCTTTGTGACTCGAAAGACGAGATATTATTCACTGAGAGATATTCACGTTTTGTTCGAGAAGAGTCAAAAGACCGAGGAATAATAACACAACAATGTGACGAGTTCAAGACATCAAGACTGAaccgaaaagaaaaaacaaggcAGCTGCCGTAATATATACCCTCACAAAcaaacatcctcctcttctcctccctctttcaTGTCCGCCCGACCCGCTGGTCACAACCAAtgcccggtggtggtggtggtcggggaGGCTCTCCCGCGCTCTGACCGGACTAGGACCAGGGTCCGGACTGCGGAGAGGGCCCAGTCCACCCAGATTTTCCCCATCTCCTGTGATGATCCATCTCCACTCCCTTTATGTCAAATTCACGGGGGGTTATCAAAATTGGGGGTTTGCTTATTCTGGGAACCGCTGTGTTGTTCACTAACGGCCTGAGGTAATCGGCGAAGAGCGGGACAACAAGACCAACTGGGTGGTCAGGTCAGGCGGGCCTGGTGGATATAAACATCTCTTTTTCACAGTTTCATGCTCCCATTTGTTGTGGTTAtggccctcctccacggtgaaccccccacacacaccttgGGCATTGAAGATGGGCCTGGTCTCTTTGGCTTCCAACCCCACGTTTCAAACGGGGCTCAACCAATCTGCAGCTGCATGCAAGTCCAGCACGCGAGGTAGCGTTGAAAAAAGAGCCAATTTCACCCAGTTTGGTCATGTGGACCTTCTGGAATCCCGCACTAACTAGCGGGTCGTCACCGCTAGCAGCGTGGGAGGGCCCCTGTCTCGTGTCCAGATCTGTGGGATGCTCACACCATTTCAGGGAGCCGCTAAAAGCCGGAGTGCTTTGGCGAAAAACGATGCCTGAAATGGATATCTTCAGCTGGTTTCCCAGCCCAATATGGCctcaaggtggtgatgcctgatgttttttttttcttttcttttttttttttcgtttgtttttgtttctctctGTGTAAATTGTCTGTGGATAATCAAGAATACGGACATGAGCTCTGGTCACCTGAGTCGGAAAGTGGTGGACCAAGGCGTGGTCGGTAATTTACACTGTGATTAACGATAATATTCTCATGTTCCACCTGAAAGAAGATCCCCTGcgcaccacccttccccacATCTCATCTACACAGCTCATCTGCCGCCGCTCGTCTAAACGGTAGGGTTGCAGCCCTGTTGGGCTCGGGTCTCGTCCGCGACGGGCATCAAGATGCAGAATTGTTGGCCATCTGGACCGGCCCGTCCCTGACGGCTGCTGTGCCCCCATCAATCTACTTTTGAAGTCTCGTAGTAGAAAGGTTGCATATACCGACCTCTGACACAGACCTCActtctgtttctgtttctgtttccgtctttccttctcttcaaTCTGCTTGGCGATCTCGCTGGTGCGGATCACCTTTGGTGCCTTTGCTGGCGGTACCTTGTAGCCCGTGATCCAAGTTGGAGCAAACATGCCGACCTGTCTCTGATACGCCTTATACTCTGG encodes the following:
- the YKU80 gene encoding ATP-dependent DNA helicase yku80 (EggNog:ENOG503NWV8; BUSCO:EOG09261ACJ; COG:L), with the protein product MADKESTVYVVDLGESMADCHNGRVESDLDFGMRYVWDKISDTVAASRKTWTIGFVGFNTDETENELADKDKLEGYDNISVLQPIGPMSMTELRELRSKVQPSRSYGADPVSAIVVALKMLENYNPKHKIKRRVILVTNGESSIDDEELDHIAAVFNEFKAELIVIGIDFDDADYGFKEEDKSTNKKNNEKALQQLVEKCNDGVFGTMQQAVDELSIPRIKPVRPFKAYDGPLTLGDPDKYPSAISFHVERYYKTKRASAPSASTVVVSNNNGFSQSQTYKDEDGDFEMGGAEFSGVKQMRTYKVNDPDAPGGKRDVDFEELAKGYQYGRTVVPFGESDLSITKYSTKKSFTIIGFIPFDSYNPFINMGETGLIVPQKMNEEAELGLSAFIHALYEADSYAVARYVQKDEAAVQILLLKPNTGLEDEFECLYDVPLPFAEDIRSYQFPPLDKVLTVSGSVLKEHRLLPNDDLKDAVSDFVDAMDLSNYDVDEDGKPVDYAPVDEVYNPIIHRMNQAIRARAVDPDSPIGQPAEILLRYSKPPKKLLEKAKHEIGNLIDAAELKKVPEKAKGRFGKKDAVKPLSGLDVDSLLGGQPKRAAISSENAIPEFKQMLAAAEDDETIEKAVKQMGEIVRKLIKDSFADVFYSRAAENLGVMREELLGFEMPMLYNKLLRALKKSLLSGELDGDRREMWYKHIVGGGLGLITKEELDVSDVTEEEAKAFAK
- a CDS encoding hypothetical protein (EggNog:ENOG503P3JE; COG:S); translated protein: MGFFSPAPYHIISYGFLLGTTFFHTFVGGIVSFRVLPRPQFSSLMSSLFPIYFTIQTALPLVLAITYPASQNPFGITGGITGFLHSSNRYSTFVPVTATFVSALANLAFVGPLTTKVMDERKLQEKKDGKKSWDSPPHSQEMQALNKQFGILHGVSSFLNLGTFIGSLVYGVTLSKRLS
- a CDS encoding hypothetical protein (EggNog:ENOG503PXH3) is translated as MAASSSSNPNRFSFRNPFQFLISSSSSTDNDSGNKKESSSNSRPTSRRLSRPSSPTSSSFWSSLYRKTSSTSTNTAMSTTTTPSAMSDTTTAATTTAATPPTLSSSPATSTDSYFPSVTTPPTPTDNNNNNNNNNNNNNNNLKPAATLTQCHNCGSTTSLAIPTATPPAAPKRTATTPIIHIQPPVPGRKQIRVDPLSTQFPKPAAELSVEELLARKPGRWTLTQWVEKQKLVDQQEEERERRKVQEDAEKRRREMEEVKRELRALASGL